In Methylobacterium aquaticum, the following are encoded in one genomic region:
- a CDS encoding helix-turn-helix domain-containing protein produces the protein MDAETIAATIARRMRELREERGLSLHGLAERAGLTKSHVWDLERGGSRNPTIATAVAIATALGVSLDNLAGLTTAQPTLHPEALRIACEVDALLRARPAQPVQGGEDV, from the coding sequence ATGGATGCCGAGACGATCGCGGCCACCATCGCCCGCCGGATGCGTGAACTGCGCGAAGAGCGGGGTCTGTCGCTGCACGGACTCGCTGAGCGCGCAGGGCTCACCAAATCCCATGTCTGGGACCTGGAGCGCGGTGGATCGCGCAACCCGACGATTGCCACGGCGGTCGCCATCGCGACTGCTCTCGGCGTCTCTCTCGACAATCTCGCTGGGCTGACGACGGCTCAGCCGACGCTCCATCCCGAGGCCCTGCGGATCGCCTGCGAGGTGGACGCGCTGCTCCGGGCTCGCCCCGCACAACCGGTCCAGGGAGGTGAGGATGTCTGA
- a CDS encoding integrase, with the protein MVDLPRHIRGRPNPSGRMYFSFEKGRGTPAAWPPVPLPFDSQSDEFWRRCRQSQALHAERDGEVWAWFWLGAGGRLHALPQPRGEGGPTAFWAAVDQAEERDRTADGEARRTFDALITLYMAHPAYTNLADLTKRDYDRHLRAIRRDWGDVPVSDLTAVSAQAAIDLRADTPAVARYFRSVLSKLLAFGVPRGFCATNVARTTEKVEHEVEPHVPWTDWAFEAFFEHARPGLHLPVYSALYTGQRSIDVIPMVRPAKGANAVELIARKTGAAVYVPIHSEYREILERTHIDHTALHLREDGEPWTLAAYRTAWQRDFTSVNAKGQPTSASPAKKAAMARLREGGFVFHGLRKNAVNMLLEAGNTEAEVSAIVEMSEQMVRHYSRDVNKRRLAVNGMRKLEEAWIETRKNLFGDGSARH; encoded by the coding sequence ATGGTTGACCTGCCGCGCCACATCCGCGGCCGGCCCAACCCGAGCGGCCGGATGTACTTCTCGTTCGAGAAGGGGCGTGGGACGCCTGCCGCGTGGCCGCCCGTGCCGCTGCCGTTCGACTCACAGAGCGATGAGTTCTGGCGCCGATGCCGGCAGTCCCAGGCGCTGCACGCCGAGCGCGATGGCGAGGTCTGGGCGTGGTTCTGGCTCGGCGCAGGCGGGCGTCTGCATGCACTCCCGCAGCCGCGAGGGGAGGGTGGTCCGACCGCGTTCTGGGCTGCCGTCGACCAGGCTGAGGAGCGCGACCGGACCGCCGACGGCGAGGCGCGGCGCACCTTCGACGCGTTGATCACACTCTACATGGCACATCCTGCCTACACGAACCTCGCCGACCTCACGAAGCGCGACTACGACCGGCATCTGCGCGCGATTCGGCGAGATTGGGGCGACGTCCCCGTGTCCGACTTAACAGCGGTCAGCGCGCAGGCTGCAATCGATCTCCGCGCCGACACGCCAGCGGTGGCCCGCTACTTCCGGTCGGTTCTCTCGAAACTGCTCGCGTTCGGTGTGCCGCGCGGCTTCTGCGCGACAAACGTGGCGCGGACCACGGAGAAGGTCGAGCACGAGGTCGAGCCGCACGTCCCCTGGACGGATTGGGCCTTCGAAGCCTTCTTCGAGCACGCCCGGCCCGGGCTGCACCTCCCGGTCTACTCGGCCCTCTACACCGGCCAGCGCTCGATCGACGTGATCCCGATGGTGCGGCCAGCGAAGGGAGCCAACGCCGTCGAGCTCATCGCCCGGAAGACGGGCGCGGCGGTCTACGTCCCGATCCACAGCGAGTATCGCGAGATCCTGGAACGCACCCACATCGACCACACCGCGCTGCACCTGCGCGAGGATGGCGAGCCATGGACGCTGGCGGCCTACCGGACCGCCTGGCAACGCGATTTCACGAGCGTCAACGCCAAGGGCCAACCGACATCGGCATCGCCGGCGAAGAAGGCGGCTATGGCTCGCCTGCGCGAGGGCGGGTTCGTGTTCCACGGCTTGCGCAAGAACGCCGTCAACATGCTGCTCGAGGCCGGCAACACCGAGGCCGAGGTGTCGGCGATCGTCGAGATGTCCGAGCAGATGGTGCGCCACTACAGCCGCGACGTGAACAAGCGCCGGCTCGCCGTCAACGGAATGAGGAAGCTTGAGGAGGCCTGGATTGAGACTCGGAAGAACCTGTTTGGGGACGGTTCGGCGCGGCACTGA
- a CDS encoding ABC transporter ATP-binding protein — MTPIIAIDNLSKTYASGHAALRRVDLNVRQGEIFALLGPNGAGKTTLISIVCGIVTPSTGTVTVGGHDILAEPRAARRLIGLVPQELTADAFETVWATVSFSRGLFGLKPDPAHIERTLRDLSLWEKRDAKIMTLSGGMKRRVLIAKALSHEPRILFLDEPTAGVDVALRQDMWRLVRRLRDQGVTVILTTHYIEEAEEMADRVGVIAKGEIVLVEEKAELMRKLGRKELTLQLHDPLNTLPPALAGHPLALSEDGSALTYTYDAKAERTGITTLLTDLSAAGIRFRDLQTRQSSLEDIFVDLVRDRA; from the coding sequence ATGACCCCCATCATCGCGATCGACAACCTGTCGAAGACCTACGCCTCCGGTCACGCCGCGCTCAGGCGTGTCGACCTGAACGTCCGCCAGGGCGAGATCTTCGCCCTGCTCGGGCCGAACGGCGCCGGCAAGACCACCCTCATCAGCATCGTCTGCGGCATCGTCACGCCGAGCACCGGCACGGTGACGGTCGGCGGGCACGACATCCTGGCCGAGCCCCGCGCCGCCCGGCGCCTCATCGGCCTGGTGCCGCAGGAACTCACGGCGGATGCCTTCGAGACCGTGTGGGCGACGGTGAGCTTCAGCCGCGGCCTGTTCGGGCTCAAGCCCGATCCGGCCCATATCGAGCGGACCTTGCGCGACCTCTCCCTGTGGGAGAAGCGCGACGCGAAGATCATGACCCTGTCGGGGGGCATGAAAAGGCGGGTGCTGATCGCCAAGGCGCTCTCGCACGAGCCGCGCATCCTGTTCCTCGACGAGCCCACCGCCGGCGTCGACGTGGCGCTCCGCCAGGACATGTGGCGCCTGGTGCGCCGCCTGCGCGACCAGGGCGTCACCGTGATCCTCACCACCCACTACATCGAGGAGGCCGAGGAGATGGCCGACCGGGTGGGGGTGATCGCCAAGGGCGAGATCGTGCTGGTCGAGGAGAAGGCCGAGCTGATGCGCAAGCTCGGCCGCAAGGAGCTGACGCTCCAGCTCCACGATCCCTTGAACACCCTGCCGCCGGCGCTCGCCGGCCATCCTCTCGCCTTGTCGGAGGACGGTTCGGCACTGACCTACACCTACGATGCGAAGGCGGAGCGCACCGGCATCACCACGCTCCTCACCGACCTGTCCGCCGCCGGCATCCGCTTCCGCGATCTCCAGACCCGGCAGAGCTCGCTCGAGGACATCTTCGTCGACCTCGTGAGGGACCGCGCATGA
- a CDS encoding ABC transporter permease translates to MNWPAIRAIYGFEMHRAFRTLLQSIVAPVISTSLYFVVFGAAIGGRITSVDGVPYGAFIVPGLIMLTLLTQSIANASFGIYFPRFSGTIYEILSAPISAVEIVAGYVGAAATKSIMLGLIILATSALFVPLRIEHPFVMVLFLVLTAVTFSLFGFVIGLWADGFEKLQLVPLLIVTPLTFLGGSFYSIDMLPPVWRNVSLINPVVYLISGFRWSFYGHSDVNPAVSLGMALVFLVACLGAVAWIFRTGYRLKS, encoded by the coding sequence ATGAACTGGCCCGCCATCCGCGCCATCTACGGCTTCGAGATGCACCGTGCGTTCCGCACGCTGCTCCAGAGCATCGTCGCCCCGGTGATCTCGACCTCGCTCTACTTCGTGGTGTTCGGCGCCGCGATCGGCGGGCGGATCACCTCGGTCGACGGCGTGCCCTACGGCGCCTTCATCGTGCCGGGGCTGATCATGCTGACGCTGCTCACCCAGAGCATCGCCAACGCCTCCTTCGGCATCTACTTCCCGCGCTTCTCCGGCACGATCTACGAGATCCTGTCGGCGCCGATCTCGGCGGTCGAGATCGTCGCCGGCTATGTCGGGGCGGCGGCGACCAAGTCGATCATGCTCGGGCTGATCATCCTGGCGACCTCGGCGTTGTTCGTGCCGTTGCGGATCGAGCACCCGTTCGTGATGGTGCTGTTCCTGGTGCTGACCGCCGTCACCTTCAGCCTGTTCGGCTTCGTGATCGGCCTGTGGGCGGACGGGTTCGAGAAGCTGCAGCTGGTGCCGCTCCTCATCGTCACGCCGCTGACCTTCCTCGGCGGCAGCTTCTACTCGATCGACATGCTGCCGCCTGTGTGGCGCAACGTGAGCCTCATCAACCCGGTGGTCTACCTGATCAGCGGCTTCCGCTGGAGCTTCTACGGCCATTCCGACGTCAACCCGGCGGTGAGCCTCGGCATGGCCCTGGTGTTCCTGGTCGCCTGCCTGGGAGCGGTGGCGTGGATCTTCCGCACGGGGTACCGGCTCAAGAGCTAA
- a CDS encoding ABC transporter substrate-binding protein — MPRPLCPSILLAALLAAAPVLAQTSPADSVLRIGMTAADVPTTTGMPNNGFEGMRFLGYPVFEGLVLWDLSRTDRPAGLRPGLSERWEQAPDDPKTWVFHLRQGVRFHDGTAFDADAVIWNLDRYFKPDSPHYELPAAGITRARAPLLAGYRKIDDRTVAITSAAPASYFPYMVVYLLFTSPASFERAGRDWARVAMLPAAGTGPFRITQVRPREAVELARNPDYWDGDNRAKVDRVRLMPIPEANARIAALRAGQVDWIEAPAPDGLASLRQAGFTITTGSYPHVWPWFYNSGAANSPVRDVRVRQALNYCIDRDGLVTFLNGTAEPAVGWLKASDPHFGAPRNRYRLDPGKGRALLAEAGFTEGKPLALKVMISTSGSGQMQPLPMNEFLQENLKQTCNVDVTFNVVEWQVLLNAGRAAPDSPALQGANALNVSSPSSDVAVMARYFSSANVSPKGFNFPQWQDARFDAAMGELAGATDPATVAAATRAAHERLVDDPPWLYIVHDLNPRAMSPRVKGFVSPQSWFLDMTRISVK, encoded by the coding sequence ATGCCCCGCCCGCTCTGCCCCTCCATCCTGCTCGCGGCGCTCCTCGCCGCCGCGCCGGTCCTCGCGCAAACCTCACCCGCCGATTCGGTCCTGCGCATCGGCATGACCGCCGCCGACGTGCCGACCACCACCGGCATGCCGAATAACGGCTTCGAGGGGATGCGCTTCCTCGGCTATCCGGTCTTCGAGGGGCTGGTGCTGTGGGACCTCTCGCGCACCGACCGGCCGGCCGGGTTGCGGCCGGGCCTTTCTGAGCGCTGGGAGCAGGCGCCGGACGACCCGAAGACCTGGGTCTTCCACCTGCGCCAGGGCGTGCGCTTCCACGACGGCACCGCCTTCGATGCCGACGCGGTGATCTGGAACCTCGACCGCTACTTCAAGCCGGACAGCCCGCACTACGAGCTGCCGGCCGCCGGCATCACCCGGGCGCGGGCGCCGCTGCTGGCGGGCTACCGCAAGATCGACGACCGGACGGTCGCCATCACCAGCGCGGCGCCGGCCTCGTACTTTCCGTACATGGTGGTCTACCTGCTGTTCACCTCGCCGGCGTCGTTCGAGCGGGCGGGACGGGACTGGGCCCGGGTCGCGATGCTGCCGGCCGCCGGCACGGGCCCGTTCCGCATCACGCAGGTGCGGCCGCGCGAGGCGGTCGAACTCGCCCGCAACCCGGATTACTGGGACGGCGACAACCGCGCCAAGGTCGATCGGGTGCGGCTGATGCCGATCCCGGAGGCCAATGCCCGCATCGCGGCGCTCCGCGCGGGCCAAGTCGACTGGATCGAGGCGCCGGCACCCGACGGTCTCGCCTCCTTACGCCAGGCGGGATTCACCATCACCACCGGCTCCTACCCGCATGTCTGGCCGTGGTTCTACAACAGCGGTGCCGCCAACAGCCCCGTGAGGGACGTGCGGGTGCGCCAGGCGCTGAACTACTGCATCGACCGGGACGGGCTGGTGACCTTCCTGAACGGCACCGCCGAGCCGGCCGTGGGCTGGCTCAAGGCCTCCGATCCGCATTTCGGCGCGCCGCGGAACCGCTACCGTCTCGACCCCGGGAAGGGCAGGGCGCTGCTCGCCGAGGCCGGCTTCACCGAGGGCAAGCCGCTCGCCCTCAAGGTGATGATCTCGACCTCCGGCTCGGGCCAGATGCAGCCTTTGCCGATGAACGAGTTCCTGCAGGAGAACCTCAAGCAGACCTGCAACGTCGACGTCACCTTCAACGTGGTCGAGTGGCAGGTGCTGCTCAATGCCGGACGGGCGGCGCCGGATTCTCCGGCCCTGCAGGGGGCGAACGCGCTCAACGTCTCCTCGCCCTCGTCCGACGTGGCCGTGATGGCGCGCTACTTCTCCTCCGCCAACGTCTCCCCGAAGGGCTTCAACTTCCCGCAATGGCAGGATGCCCGGTTCGACGCGGCGATGGGCGAACTCGCCGGCGCGACCGACCCCGCCACCGTCGCCGCGGCGACGCGGGCCGCACATGAGCGCCTGGTCGATGATCCGCCCTGGCTGTACATCGTGCATGATCTCAACCCCAGGGCGATGTCGCCGCGGGTGAAGGGCTTCGTCTCGCCCCAGTCGTGGTTCCTCGACATGACCCGGATCAGCGTGAAGTGA
- a CDS encoding amidase, whose translation MTDPTERPAHLLARAIAAREISPVEVVEAHLARIARLDPTLHAFVEVYGDDARLAAEGADRMIRAGHAVGPLHGVPVALKDLIDLEGRITTGGSAHFRERRAAETATIARRMLAQGMIVLGKTHTVEFAYGGWGTNQHMGTPWNPWDRETPRTPGGSSSGSGVAVAARMAPWAIGTDTGGSVRLPASFCGLTGLKVTVGRVSTAGIVPLSTSLDTPGPMARSVEDVALLYTILSGPDPRDPNTRGITPEDPMPALHRGVRGLRLARMPAVERAGVSPEMLDAYDASLEVLAGLGAAIVEIDLPFRFADLLATSAIVMAECSFFNGALAEDRALPLDEDVRLRILAGAGVSAQDYLRTRRMQQEMKAAFARAMEGVDALLTPTTETAAIPLDAVDQAVLPSRFTRFGNLLELCALALPNGFSPTGLPLSLQIVCRGYDEATALRVGQAYQAATEWHLRAPGL comes from the coding sequence GTGACCGACCCGACCGAGCGTCCCGCCCACCTCCTCGCCCGTGCCATCGCGGCGCGCGAGATCTCGCCGGTCGAGGTCGTGGAGGCGCATCTCGCCCGCATCGCGCGGCTCGACCCGACGCTGCACGCCTTCGTCGAGGTCTATGGCGACGATGCGCGGCTCGCCGCCGAGGGCGCCGACCGGATGATCCGGGCCGGCCACGCGGTCGGGCCGCTGCACGGCGTGCCGGTGGCGCTCAAGGACCTGATCGATCTCGAGGGCCGGATCACCACCGGCGGCTCGGCGCATTTCCGCGAGCGCCGCGCCGCCGAGACCGCCACCATCGCCCGGCGGATGCTGGCGCAGGGCATGATCGTGCTCGGCAAGACCCACACGGTCGAGTTCGCCTATGGCGGCTGGGGCACCAACCAGCACATGGGCACGCCCTGGAACCCCTGGGACCGGGAGACGCCGCGCACGCCCGGCGGCTCGTCGAGCGGCTCGGGCGTCGCGGTGGCGGCCCGGATGGCGCCCTGGGCGATCGGCACCGATACCGGCGGCTCGGTCCGGCTGCCGGCCTCGTTCTGCGGGCTCACCGGCCTCAAGGTCACGGTCGGCCGGGTCAGCACCGCCGGCATCGTGCCCCTGAGCACCAGCCTCGACACGCCGGGACCGATGGCGCGCAGCGTCGAGGACGTGGCGTTGCTCTACACGATCCTGTCCGGCCCCGATCCCCGCGATCCGAACACCCGGGGCATCACGCCGGAGGATCCGATGCCGGCGCTGCATCGCGGCGTGCGCGGCCTGCGCCTCGCCCGGATGCCGGCCGTCGAACGGGCGGGCGTCTCGCCCGAGATGCTCGACGCCTACGACGCCTCCCTGGAGGTTCTGGCGGGGCTCGGCGCCGCAATCGTCGAGATCGACCTGCCGTTCCGCTTCGCCGACCTGCTGGCGACCTCGGCGATCGTGATGGCCGAGTGCTCCTTCTTCAACGGCGCCCTCGCGGAGGACCGCGCCCTGCCCCTCGACGAGGATGTCCGCCTGCGCATCCTCGCCGGGGCCGGGGTGAGCGCGCAGGATTACTTGCGCACCCGCCGGATGCAGCAGGAGATGAAGGCCGCCTTCGCCCGGGCGATGGAGGGGGTCGACGCGCTCCTGACGCCCACCACCGAGACCGCCGCCATCCCCCTCGACGCCGTCGACCAGGCGGTGCTGCCCTCGCGCTTCACCCGCTTCGGCAACCTGCTGGAGCTCTGCGCCCTGGCGCTGCCGAACGGTTTTTCGCCGACGGGCCTGCCGCTCTCGCTCCAGATCGTCTGTCGCGGCTACGACGAGGCGACGGCGTTGCGGGTCGGGCAGGCTTATCAGGCGGCGACGGAGTGGCACCTGCGGGCGCCGGGGTTGTAA
- a CDS encoding SGNH/GDSL hydrolase family protein: MLRRSHLGRMACLSAALLTGHLAAARPAAACPASLPPAVERMSLAVTEAHVARREAVRVLAIGSSSTEGIGASAPDRTYPHLLEQSLRAAWRGTPVAVTNAGIGGETADQTLARLAAALAQPVKPDLVIWQVGTNDAITGGSEAAFRGRLEQGIALVRAAGSDLIILDQQYYPAIPDHARYERFVGLVAAVASGAEVPVFSRYALMKDWNRQDPGLLAGMLSSDRFHMGDQGYACLAQALGRDILDAVTTRPDPLQAVARAKRQKLPDQVTLKRG, from the coding sequence ATGCTTCGCCGGTCTCACCTGGGCCGGATGGCCTGCCTGTCGGCGGCCCTCCTCACCGGTCATCTCGCTGCGGCGCGTCCCGCGGCGGCCTGCCCGGCCTCGCTGCCGCCGGCGGTGGAGCGGATGAGCCTCGCGGTGACCGAGGCGCATGTGGCGCGGCGCGAAGCGGTGCGGGTGCTCGCCATCGGCTCGTCCTCCACGGAGGGCATCGGCGCCTCGGCGCCGGACCGGACCTACCCCCATCTCCTCGAACAATCCCTGCGGGCGGCCTGGCGCGGCACCCCGGTCGCGGTCACCAATGCGGGCATCGGCGGCGAGACCGCGGACCAGACGCTGGCGCGCCTCGCCGCGGCCCTGGCGCAGCCGGTCAAGCCCGACCTGGTGATCTGGCAGGTCGGCACCAACGACGCGATCACCGGCGGCAGCGAGGCGGCATTCCGCGGCCGGCTGGAGCAGGGTATCGCGCTGGTGCGCGCCGCCGGCAGCGACCTCATCATCCTCGACCAGCAATATTACCCGGCGATCCCCGACCACGCCCGCTACGAGCGCTTCGTCGGCCTCGTGGCCGCGGTGGCGTCGGGCGCCGAGGTGCCGGTCTTCTCGCGCTACGCCCTGATGAAGGACTGGAACCGCCAGGATCCGGGTCTGCTCGCCGGCATGCTGTCCTCCGACCGGTTCCACATGGGCGACCAGGGCTATGCCTGCCTCGCCCAGGCGCTGGGCCGCGACATCCTCGACGCCGTGACCACCCGGCCCGACCCTCTCCAGGCGGTGGCCCGCGCCAAGCGCCAGAAGCTGCCGGATCAGGTGACCCTGAAGCGGGGTTGA
- a CDS encoding AtuA-related protein: MKLRTLAHSRTGDKGNTANISLIAHDPADYPRLERHVTAEVVRAHFAGVVRGEVTRYALPRLGALNFVMTEALGGGVTRSLALDAHGKGLSAALLDLEIPDEA, translated from the coding sequence ATGAAGCTGCGCACGCTCGCCCATTCCCGCACCGGCGACAAGGGCAACACCGCCAACATCTCGCTGATCGCCCACGACCCGGCCGATTACCCGCGCCTGGAGCGCCACGTGACCGCCGAGGTGGTGCGGGCCCATTTCGCCGGCGTCGTTCGGGGCGAGGTGACCCGCTACGCCCTGCCCCGCCTCGGTGCCCTGAACTTCGTGATGACGGAGGCCCTGGGGGGAGGCGTCACCCGCTCGCTGGCGCTCGATGCGCACGGCAAGGGGTTGAGCGCGGCGTTGCTGGATCTCGAGATCCCGGACGAGGCGTGA
- a CDS encoding acyclic terpene utilization AtuA family protein produces MKPIRLGAGAGYAGDRIEPAIELAEHGALDYLVFECLAERTIALAQQARLRDPAAGYDPLLEARMRAVLEPCRKHGTRIVTNMGAANPLAAAEKTRAIARDLGLSGLTIAAVTGDDVLEAVAAGDHEILETGGRVRDLGNRVISANAYLGAGPIAEALARGADVVITGRVGDPALFLAPLIHAFGWAMDDWDRLGRGTLAGHLLECAGQVTGGYFADPGVKDVAGLARLGFPIGIVTEDGDIEITKVPGSGGQVTLATCKEQLLYEVHDPARYLQPDVVADFSQVSMEAVGPDRVRVTGGRGAPATGLLKVSVGLIDSYVGEGQISYAGPGATARSRLALDIVRERLEVTGVRASELRFDLIGVDSLHGPRLAGDTEPYEVRIRVAGRCDSLGEAARIGNEVETLYTNGPAGGGGAWKSAREVVGVVSVLVPASLARPSVRMFEA; encoded by the coding sequence ATGAAACCCATCCGCCTGGGCGCCGGGGCCGGCTATGCCGGCGACCGGATCGAGCCCGCTATCGAGCTCGCCGAGCACGGCGCCCTCGACTACCTCGTCTTCGAGTGCCTGGCCGAGCGCACCATCGCGCTGGCCCAGCAGGCCCGCCTGCGCGATCCCGCCGCCGGCTACGATCCGCTGCTGGAGGCCCGGATGCGGGCGGTGCTGGAGCCCTGCCGCAAGCACGGCACCCGCATCGTCACCAACATGGGCGCCGCCAATCCTCTCGCCGCCGCGGAGAAGACCCGCGCCATCGCCCGCGACCTCGGGCTCTCCGGCCTCACGATCGCAGCGGTGACCGGCGACGACGTGCTGGAGGCGGTCGCGGCCGGCGATCACGAGATCCTTGAGACCGGCGGCCGGGTGCGCGATCTCGGCAACCGGGTGATCTCGGCCAATGCCTATCTCGGCGCCGGGCCGATCGCCGAGGCGCTGGCTCGGGGCGCCGACGTCGTCATCACCGGCCGGGTCGGCGATCCGGCGCTCTTCCTCGCTCCACTCATCCACGCCTTCGGCTGGGCCATGGACGACTGGGACCGGCTCGGGCGCGGCACGCTCGCCGGCCACCTGCTCGAATGCGCCGGCCAGGTTACCGGCGGCTACTTCGCCGATCCGGGGGTGAAGGACGTGGCGGGCCTCGCCCGACTCGGATTTCCCATCGGCATCGTGACCGAGGACGGCGACATCGAGATCACCAAGGTGCCGGGCTCGGGCGGACAGGTGACGCTCGCCACCTGCAAGGAGCAGTTGCTCTACGAGGTTCACGACCCGGCCCGCTACCTCCAGCCCGACGTGGTGGCGGACTTTTCTCAAGTGTCCATGGAGGCGGTCGGCCCCGACCGGGTGCGGGTGACCGGCGGGCGCGGCGCGCCGGCCACCGGACTCCTCAAGGTCTCGGTCGGGCTGATCGATTCGTATGTCGGCGAGGGCCAGATCTCCTATGCCGGCCCGGGGGCGACGGCCCGCAGCCGCCTCGCCCTCGACATCGTGCGCGAGCGCTTAGAAGTCACCGGGGTCCGGGCGAGCGAATTGCGCTTCGACCTGATCGGCGTCGATTCCCTGCACGGTCCGCGGCTCGCCGGAGACACCGAACCCTACGAGGTCCGCATCCGCGTCGCCGGGCGCTGCGACAGCCTGGGTGAGGCGGCGCGGATCGGCAACGAGGTCGAGACGCTCTACACCAACGGCCCGGCCGGCGGCGGGGGCGCCTGGAAATCGGCCCGCGAGGTGGTCGGCGTGGTCTCGGTGCTGGTGCCCGCGAGCCTCGCCCGGCCGAGCGTACGGATGTTCGAGGCGTGA
- a CDS encoding CitMHS family transporter — protein sequence MLALLGLCTIALLLACILTKRLSPLVALIVIPVAAALIGGFGLGTGKFVLAGLQSLAPVVGMFVFAILFFGIVSDAGLLDPIIDRILATVGTRPSRIVPGTTLLALLIHLDGSGAVTFLITIPAMLPLYDRVGIDRRILACAASLAAGVNFLPWTGPMIRASAALKLPIPEIFSPLVPVQAVGLVFIFAVSYWLGLREERRLTRAGAGTTEAVTAGGRSLSDAERALRRPDRFWANLVLTVAVLGTMVLMAEKIPPALMFMLGTALALIINYPSVDAQRQRIDAHAKAAVLMASILLAAGVFTGIMQGTGMLKAMAQGAVAFVPPGLAPHIPFALGLVSMPLSMLFDPDSFYFGVLPVVAEVAHQLGVPPLQVAQGALLGQMTTGFPVSPLTPATFLVCGLCGIDLADHQKFTFPFLLAASVVMTFAAVAFGVFPL from the coding sequence ATGCTGGCCCTGCTCGGCCTGTGCACCATCGCGCTGCTGCTCGCCTGTATTCTGACGAAGCGCCTGTCGCCCCTCGTGGCGCTGATCGTGATCCCGGTCGCCGCCGCGCTCATCGGCGGGTTCGGGCTCGGGACCGGCAAGTTCGTGCTCGCCGGCCTCCAGAGCCTGGCGCCGGTCGTCGGCATGTTCGTGTTCGCGATCCTGTTCTTCGGCATCGTCAGCGATGCCGGGCTGCTCGACCCGATCATCGACAGAATTCTCGCCACCGTCGGCACGAGGCCGAGCCGGATCGTGCCCGGCACGACCCTGCTGGCGCTGCTGATCCATCTCGACGGCTCGGGGGCGGTGACCTTCCTCATCACCATTCCGGCGATGCTGCCGCTCTACGACCGGGTCGGAATCGACCGGCGCATCCTCGCCTGCGCGGCCTCGCTGGCGGCCGGCGTCAACTTCCTGCCCTGGACCGGGCCGATGATCCGGGCCTCCGCGGCGCTGAAGCTGCCGATCCCCGAGATCTTCTCGCCGCTGGTGCCGGTGCAGGCGGTCGGCCTCGTCTTCATCTTCGCCGTCTCGTACTGGCTGGGCCTGCGCGAGGAACGGCGCCTGACGCGCGCCGGGGCCGGCACGACGGAGGCCGTCACGGCCGGCGGGCGCTCTCTCAGCGATGCGGAGCGGGCCTTGCGCCGGCCGGACCGGTTCTGGGCGAACCTCGTCCTGACCGTCGCGGTGCTCGGCACGATGGTGCTGATGGCGGAGAAGATCCCGCCGGCGCTGATGTTCATGCTCGGCACGGCGCTCGCGCTCATCATCAACTACCCGAGCGTCGACGCGCAGCGCCAGCGCATCGATGCGCACGCCAAGGCGGCGGTGCTGATGGCGTCGATCCTGCTGGCGGCGGGCGTCTTCACCGGCATCATGCAGGGCACCGGCATGCTGAAGGCGATGGCGCAGGGCGCCGTGGCCTTCGTCCCTCCCGGCCTCGCCCCGCACATCCCCTTCGCGCTCGGCCTCGTCTCGATGCCGCTGAGCATGCTGTTCGACCCCGACTCGTTCTATTTCGGGGTACTGCCGGTGGTGGCCGAGGTCGCCCACCAGCTCGGCGTGCCGCCGTTGCAGGTGGCGCAAGGCGCGCTGCTCGGCCAGATGACCACCGGCTTTCCGGTGAGCCCGCTCACGCCGGCGACCTTCCTGGTCTGCGGCCTGTGCGGCATCGACCTCGCCGACCACCAGAAATTCACCTTCCCGTTCCTGCTCGCGGCCTCCGTGGTGATGACCTTCGCGGCCGTCGCCTTCGGGGTGTTCCCTCTTTAG